The Phaseolus vulgaris cultivar G19833 chromosome 5, P. vulgaris v2.0, whole genome shotgun sequence genomic interval TGTCTGACGTTAAAGTAACTATAATTGGATGAAAGCATTTGCAGTTTGTGCCGGTTCAGACAGTACAATAACTTCTTATTAATTTTACCACTTctgtaaaaaatatgaaacactGAACTTTTGAAGACTATTATGCAGAAGTACATTTTCGCCATGCATATGCACATAATAAAACATTTGTATCGATCCCATGTGCAGAAATATCATTATTGAATGATCGAAAGTTGAAAAGGGAAAGTGGAGGGCTATAAATAATGCCCTAATAAATGTGTTAAATGGAGggaaatatatattaatgtttGTGTGAGGATATGATAGAAGTGGGAGTTGAATTATTGAGGTGGGTCTGAGTGAGTTGCATGGTTTTGGATTGTCTGGgagtgtgtgagagagagaacaTGAACATATGTGGGGACCTGAGTGAGAAGGACAGCATTTCACATTCCTGGTAATGACATGTAATGACTGAGCAGaagcaataattttttttctactttgaCACAGTTTTTGTGTCCACCTTCACCGAGGAGAGATCAGAATTCAGGACCATGAGTAAAGACAGTTGTGTCTTCTTTTGCATAGTACTATCAAAACTATGTCAATTAATAAGTGTTCCCCCCAATGGTCCCTTCATCCACGCACACATGCTTTCACTTTCATGCCATAAACCCATCTCCTAATTAAATCCCCATGCCATTCAGATATCAGGCACAAAATGGATATTTAAACTATATCACCAGTTCAGTTTTACACACAAAAAAGTTATCAAACTTATTTtgtgtttataaattaataaaacctCCTTTAACAGATTTTTAATCAACCAcacaatttattaaattaattgtgaTGTAACTTTTCCGGCATTTATTCCTCTTAATTAGctaaaagaaatatttagatATAAGAATGATTTTTGCGAAATCAAATATCTAAATGTGATTAGTCTTTCTTCTGGTTTTGTAGGTTGTGACAAGGACTGAGAGCTGCAAGAGCAGTTTAatctcaaattattttttgttgttggaGATCTTGCTCTGTTTTGGGTTTATAGGTTTTTGTGCTTAGTCATAACATTCTTGCATGTAGTTTTGTTGCTACAAGAAGTATTATGGCTTTTTCAGTCGCTAAGAATTttggttatatttttttatcaataaaatgaataaataaatgaaaatatttaagaaatattttaatctttatataaaataatcaaaaagaattttgaatctatagtaactaaattagatatcattttagagattaaaaaaaattgatttctaaattagtttctattattgttaaatggtttctaaattgttgttatctaattagcaaccaatgtttttttataccaaatttagaaactaaattatttGTAGTTAAAGCTTTTgtggctaattagataccaatttagaaaccatttaataataatagaaactaatttagaaaccattttttttagtttctaaaatggtctctaatttagttactataacaactaattactttttatatcaaaaattggtttttatttcatgtttttcttgtagtgatatgaTATCATTTGGTATTTTTAATGGGCATTCATAAGTGATCTTAGTATTATTAACCTGTGAAACTAAAATGATTGGATAATGTTTTGGGTTATAGCTCAAttgattgagttttttttttacatgctactctcatttattaaaaaaaaaaattgcctATAAAATTAGTCTTCCTAAATATGTTATCATTCTTCTCCTATAAATATCTTTGAACTTTTCTTTTCAGCTTTTCAATATTATTCCTAAGTTACTTTGATATATTTTCTTAACAATTCAACTAAAAACTTATGTCTTGCCAAGTATAAATCAAGGCATATATAACATTTCCAATAATATATAtgcataaaaatttgtttccaTTTATTTTTCTAGGATATTGAGCAAATCTAAACATATCTTTTTTAGATTGTAATGAATGATGttaaatatattgataaaaaatagtGTTACCCCATTCTCTACTCCACTagcaagaaaatcatgaaatagaaattaattagttgttatagtgactaaattagagaccattttagagactaaaaatttattgatttctaaattagtttctattattgttaaaaggtttctaaattagtatctacttagcaaccaaggtttttgctaccaaatttagaaactaaataattgataattaaaactttggttgctaattagataccaatttacaaaccatttaacaataatacaaattaatttagaaaccaatttttttttagtttctaaaatagtctctaatttagtttctataacaattattttttttagtttttaaaattggtttctatttcatgtttttcttattGTGCTAATTGGGGAAGACTTCTCCttgaaaccaatttttttgtcACACCTCCACCTTTTCTAAATTTTCCAAACTGTGACTCCCAAattgagtatttttttaaataatttatctgtctactgtatttttatttaactcCCATGTCTAATAGTAAATTAGATCAATCAATATAGTGCAATATGATTACTAGATGATTGTGTGTTAAATATATGGTAAGAGATTTAATTTATATAGTTTATGTGAATTAGGAGTCAACATAAATCCACATTATCATTTTAAGACATTAGCCATTATAGCTGGTGTCTTTACaattttctagtttttttttttaaatatgaactCATTTTGTTTCTCATACTCAGATTACACTAATATATACTTTTCTAAATCCAACACAAACTTCTACTTAGTTTTAAATCATTTCATTATCAACCTATTTTACATTTCATAGAATCTTTTAAGTTTTCCAAACTATTACATTTATGTATAGTCATAAGAAAGACAAGTgtgaaagtaaaaaagaaaaaaaaataaagaatataaatataattttaaaaatttctacAGTATTATTGTAGTTTAGTAtgcaaattattattattattggttcaaatgattttataaattattaaaatcaaattatataattatatattaattattaattagacTATAAAACtagtagctaattaaatactaatttaaaaatcatttattaataataaaaattattttaaatactaataatatttttaatctttaaaataatatataatttagtcaatataacaattaatttttttaattcaatggTCAAAGTCTTTGATGTTTTATCTAAAATTTGGATTACAACATAAATCAATGTTAAAAGCTAATTAGTAGAATAAATTTATCCATGCTTCTTACCTTAGCATTAGTGACctattgtatttatatataattttattagcATTAGAATGAAGATTTACTTAAAATAGGTTTCAGTCATAAAATCAATTAATTCAATGAAGAAAATTACATATTCAaatgtaaatttaatttttttgaaaatttcaacAAAGGAACTATTGAGGTCTTGTGTATATATTGGAAAGATTGACACAGTCAATTTAGGAATTCAGATTGGTGTACATAATTTTCTTTGCAGATCAGCAAGTGACAGTGGAAGTGCAATATGGGGTCTACCTAGCTAGTTAACAGGTTAGAGAAGTCATATAATGAGGAGCTTATCCAACTCTACagcttttcaaatatttgattattatGAAAACTAGATAAACCTTATCGGTTTAGAGCACAAAAATGTACAACAGGTCAATTTGTCCACCAACATCACCATTCCTTACATCCCTTTCATTTCCACTGTCTACTGTTTCATCTTACAGTACACAGTGACAGATATAACTTCTATTGACTCTCTTCATACATATCCATTACAATTGGACTCTGAGTAACATTATTTTTACACTACTTTTTTTCACAATACAAGATGCATAATGTCATGGaaagaaaaaattaactaaCACGATAAAAAACTGTTGTGAAAAAGTTAAATGAAAATAGTGTTATTCTAACTAAAATTACCAATGTCCATGATTACATCTCtgaattttctaaaaaatactAACATATATGCACATCTATGTGTAAATATTTGACACATTTTTTTTGGCATGTCATAATACCTATCATCTGCATTTATTTCTCTAATGCATATTAGCATACTTGGTATATTTTTGTTTCATAAAATTTCCTTCAGGTCAAAAAAAGGGTGtccacaaataaaaaatatactatataatatatagatgcAGACCAACCTTGCAAGTAGCACACGCCCCGAAAAAACCATGAAAATATTTCTCTTCTGATACTCAGACCTAAAGTTGTGGTGGAGAGAGATCTCAGCTAGGTCCTTCTTCACACACTCCCTTTCCTTCCATAAAAGGCAACTCATACATTTTCAAACTAATTAATTCATCTTCTTTTACATCCCTCAGCTTTCAAGATTTTCATGCACAGGCATATGTGAACACTGCTTTATATACATACAAGtgggtttttatttttttgttttctgttaTTATTCACTCCAAGGTTGAAATCAAGATTAATATTCATGCTGGCGGTGTCACCTTTGAGGAGTAGAAGTGATGAAGAGCAAGGGGAGATGGAAAGTTTCTCCATTGGAACTGATGACTTTGCTGACCTTTCAGAAGGGAACTTGCTTGAAAGCATCAACTTTGATGATCTATTCATGGGAATCAACGATGACGAAGATGTCTTGCCAGATCTGGAGATGGACCCTGAATTGCTTGCTGAGTTCTCCCTCAGTGAGGAATCGGAGATAGTCTCATCAGTTTCAGTGGCAAATAACAAATCTGATGACAGGAATGAGAATAATATAGTTATTACAGAGACACAAGATGAGGTTATAGCAGCCAATTTTTGTTCAGATTCTGGTTCCAATTCGGGGTCTAGTAGAGGGGAAGAGACAGGAAACAAAAGTGATGAATCAACTCATTCAGTGGGAGTGAATCCATCCCCTAAGGAAAGTGAGAAAGGAAGAAAATCATCAAGCCATTCAAGGAATAATCAACAAGGGAAGAGAAAGGTAAAGGTAAGTTGTTATTATTGTTGTCATTCTTATTTTCTTGCATAGGGTATTTTATTTGGGCTAATTTCAGAAAAGTTCAACCTCAGTCAAGGACCTTTCTCTATCTCTATTATGGGTCTTTCTATAGTTGCAGAGTGAGTCCAAGTATTCACGGGGTGGCGTTTAAGTTAAAGAGATAGGAAAAGAGAAATGCACTTAGTGTTAGAATTTTGGAATGGCTTGTTGTATTGTATTGTATTGTAGTAATGGGTTGTGCTGTGTGTTTTCTTGGATTGTGTGAAGGTGGATTGGACCCCAGAATTGCACAGGCGATTCGTGCAAGCAGTGGAGCAGCTAGGAGTGGATAAGGCTGTGCCTTCAAGGATTTTGGAGATTATGGGAATTGACTGTCTCACCCGTCATAACATTGCCAGCCACCTTCAAGTACATATTCTTCAACTTTCTCCCCCTAGCTACCTTCAATCATATTCCATCTCTTCCACAAATTTCAAGTTCAGGAACTCAACAAGAGTCAacccaaaaaaatgaaaaatagattattattattattattataatatggtTGCTTTTTCTTTGACAAACAAGCTTATTATCATTGAAAATAATGAGTACAACAGTAATACTCAAAGTGAAAATTCAGCAAGCAGACTAAGTTTGCAGAAAGAGTAACTATTAACCTTTAAtcttaaaacaaacaaaatctaCTTGTTATTTTCTTTGGATATGGAAACTTTTTGCAAATcacatatttaaatttgtgcATAGAGGGGTTTGTAAGTTTTAGTGAGATACTGTACTGTTATTAGAATTTGGCACATATCCCAATAGATATTAAATCTACTTAGAACTTTGACAAATCTTAAGCATAAgtcttccttttttttaataatacatgagtttttctttttttaattgacATATGCATGATTACTGTGCATGTGTTGCAGCagaaaaagttataattaaacTAGGATCTTATATCATAAACATGAACCCTATGAATGAAAGAATAGTTTAGTTTTATGAAAGAGGGTTCTAAATATGCAGTTTTTTGGTGTCAGAAATATCGATCTCATAGGAAGCATTTGATAGCACGTGAAGCTGAAGCAGCAAGGTGGAGTCAAAGGAAACAATTCATGGGTGCAGCAAGTGTAGGTAGAGGAGGAGGTAAGAGAGACGTGAACCCTTGGCTTGCACCTACCATGGGTTTCCCTCCCATGACACCAATGCACCATTTTAGACCTTTACATGTATGGGGGCATCACACCATGGACCAGTCCTTCATCCACATGTGGCCTAAACATCTCCCATATTCACCGTCCCGGCCGGCTTGGCCACCGCGAACAGCTCCATCTCCGCCGCCTCCGGACCCTCTTTATTGGCACCAACATCAGCGGGTTAACTCTTTTGACTATGAAAATTCTTTCAAACTCATTCAACTATTGACTCAAAACACAATCACATTCAACTAGCATAGCAAACTGTATGCTTGATTCATTGTATTTGAACATAGAGGACAAGAAAAACAGTAGTTAATTATCACTTAAACTTTCtccaaaacaaccaattatatacacatatatgCGCCTATTTCTTGTGTTTGTCTATCTAAAGTAACAGGTATATTCTTGTTTGATACTGCAGGCTCCAAACGCACCAACCCCTGGAACACCGTGTTTTCCACAGCCTCTGACAACCACGGTAACTATTGACCTTACTTTTTTGGAACCACTTATGTTGTCTTCTCCTTCTAAATTTGGATCCTTCTGAAAACAACCTTACTGTTCCAATATCGCAATGTTTGGTTCACTCACTATAGAATGATAACTGGCAGAGATTTGGTTCTCAAACTGTTCCGGGCATCCCACCACACCATGCAATGTTCCAAATGGTAGATCCAGGCATTGGCCTCCCAGCCACCCAACCACCACCTCGACCCCTCCTCGACTTTCATCCGGTAATTCCAACTCATCCAATGCAGAAAATGTCAATTCTTTTCTTATGCCTTTAATCAACTAAAAACTAATCTGAtagatatttaatttaatagacTTCTACACAGTAGTAGTAGAAGTCAAATATGGAATCTCCAGTATATAGATAAACTGTTTTGTTTGCTCAGCAATGATATTAagaatttatttcttaatttaccaatcaatagtttttttaaggagattggttttaaaaaaactaaattttgatcgtaattttaataaaaattattttttattatttgaaagaTCAAACTCACTATTACTACAATGATTTAACTAAACCTAAGTTATTTGGGTGTGAAAATGTTTGCATGCATACAAATTAAATCACGgaattttcttctcttttttttgtctctattaATTTCTTCTGTCATTTTCTTACTTTACTTCTCTTTTCTGTCCTCTCGTTCTAATAGTTGGTCCGTGTCTATAAATCCAAAGTCTATGAGTTGGATTCACACCTTTATGCAAGTTAatcca includes:
- the LOC137835439 gene encoding transcription activator GLK1-like isoform X2, whose product is MLAVSPLRSRSDEEQGEMESFSIGTDDFADLSEGNLLESINFDDLFMGINDDEDVLPDLEMDPELLAEFSLSEESEIVSSVSVANNKSDDRNENNIVITETQDEVIAANFCSDSGSNSGSSRGEETGNKSDESTHSVGVNPSPKESEKGRKSSSHSRNNQQGKRKVDWTPELHRRFVQAVEQLGVDKAVPSRILEIMGIDCLTRHNIASHLQKYRSHRKHLIAREAEAARWSQRKQFMGAASVGRGGGKRDVNPWLAPTMGFPPMTPMHHFRPLHVWGHHTMDQSFIHMWPKHLPYSPSRPAWPPRTAPSPPPPDPLYWHQHQRAPNAPTPGTPCFPQPLTTTRFGSQTVPGIPPHHAMFQMVDPGIGLPATQPPPRPLLDFHPSKESIDAAISDVLSKPWLPLPLGLKAPALDGVMGELQRQGIPKIPPSCA
- the LOC137835439 gene encoding transcription activator GLK1-like isoform X1 gives rise to the protein MLAVSPLRSRSDEEQGEMESFSIGTDDFADLSEGNLLESINFDDLFMGINDDEDVLPDLEMDPELLAEFSLSEESEIVSSVSVANNKSDDRNENNIVITETQDEVIAANFCSDSGSNSGSSRGEETGNKSDESTHSVGVNPSPKESEKGRKSSSHSRNNQQGKRKVKVDWTPELHRRFVQAVEQLGVDKAVPSRILEIMGIDCLTRHNIASHLQKYRSHRKHLIAREAEAARWSQRKQFMGAASVGRGGGKRDVNPWLAPTMGFPPMTPMHHFRPLHVWGHHTMDQSFIHMWPKHLPYSPSRPAWPPRTAPSPPPPDPLYWHQHQRAPNAPTPGTPCFPQPLTTTRFGSQTVPGIPPHHAMFQMVDPGIGLPATQPPPRPLLDFHPSKESIDAAISDVLSKPWLPLPLGLKAPALDGVMGELQRQGIPKIPPSCA